Genomic window (Aminivibrio sp.):
GCCGGACGGGGTAGACCTCCATTTCGCGGAATATATCGGCGACGGAAGCTCCGTTGTACACAAGGGATGGATCCTCATTTGCCAGGAAATGTTCTCCCACCCATGTCCCCCGGACGAAATTACACTTACTTACGAAGCCGGCTGCGAAGGAAGTCCGGGGGTGGAGGTATACGTCTCTCGGCGTTCCCATCTGTTCGATTCGACCGTCCTTCATGATGACGATCCGGTCTGCCATGGCGAGCGCTTCTCCCTGGTCGTGGGTAACGTAGATGATTGTGGCTCCCGTGAGCCTGTGGATGTCCTGGATTTCCCGGCGCATTTCCACCCGCAATTCCTGGTCGAGGGCGCTCAGAGGCTCGTCCATGAGGAGGATGGATGGTTTGGAAACGATGGCCCGCGCTAACGAAACTCTCTGTCTCTGTCCGCCGGACAGTTCTCCAGGCAGGCGGTGCTGCAGACCGACCAGCCCCACGGCTTCGAGAGTGCGGTTCACGGCAGCCTGCTTCTCCTCTTTGCTTATTCCCTTGTGACGAGGGCTTCTCAGTGGGAATTCTACGTGGTGGCGCACGGTCATGTGAGGCCACAATGCAAAAGACTGGAATACCATGCCAAGATCTCGCTGCTCCACGGGGACATAAACGTTCGACGAGGAGTATATTCGGTCCCGGAAAGTCACCACGCCTTCGTCG
Coding sequences:
- a CDS encoding ABC transporter ATP-binding protein; the encoded protein is MTGLKVEHVSHRYGRTQALDDITLDIKNGEFVAILGPSGCGKTTLLRVVGGFLRPDEGVVTFRDRIYSSSNVYVPVEQRDLGMVFQSFALWPHMTVRHHVEFPLRSPRHKGISKEEKQAAVNRTLEAVGLVGLQHRLPGELSGGQRQRVSLARAIVSKPSILLMDEPLSALDQELRVEMRREIQDIHRLTGATIIYVTHDQGEALAMADRIVIMKDGRIEQMGTPRDVYLHPRTSFAAGFVSKCNFVRGTWVGEHFLANEDPSLVYNGASVADIFREMEVYPVRPEQFHLSTGDRGLEGEIANKQYNGREIHYSVLCQGGMFTVYAGGFEEYRIGDSVRLVFEETAWEQQRRAV